GTAGATTTCCCGATTCCATTTGGTCCTACAATAGCGACCGCATTCATCTTGCGGATATCCAAATTAATTGGCTCTGACAGGATTTGATTGTCATAGCCGACGGCTGCCTCTTCTACTGTTAAGACGACATTTCCCGATGTCTTATCAGAATGGAAGGTCATATGAGCAGACTTAGTCCCAGCTTCCGGCTTGTCTAGGCGCTCCATTTTTTCCAACTGCTTGCGCCGAGACTGGGCCCGTTTGGTGGTCGACGCCCGCACCAAATTGCGATTAACAAAGTCTTCCAACGCCGCGATTTCTTTTTGTTGCTTCTCGTAGTTCTTGGCTTCGGTCAGGAGTTTTTGCTCTTTTTGCTCGACAAAGCTGGAGTAATTGCCGACATAGCGGTCCAAAGAATGCTTGGTCAAGTCCAAGGTAATGGTAGCAACTTTATCGAGGAAATACCGGTCGTGGCTGACAATGAGAAGGGCCCCACTATAATTAACCAAGTAATTTTCCAACCAGGCGATGGTCTCAATATCCAAGTGGTTAGTCGGCTCGTCCAGTACCAAGAGATTTGGTTTTTCCAAGAGCATCTTGGCCAGAGCGAGGCGGGTATTTTGCCCACCAGACAGCTCTTCAATCTTCATCTGCCACATAGACTCATCGAACTTAAAGCCGTTGAGAATGGCGCGGATATCTGCCTCATAGGTGAAGCCACCAGCCTGACGGAATTCTTCTGATAGACGATCATAATCCTGCATGAGTTTTTCTAAGTCAGCCCCAGTTTTTTCCCCCATCTCAAGCTCCATTTGACGCAAGCTTTTCTCCGTTTTACGGAGGTCGTCAAAGACATGGAGCATCTCATCGTAGATGGTATTAGATGACTCAAAGCGACTATCCTGGGCCAGATAGGAGAGAGAAAGGTCCCGTTTTTTATTGATTTCCCCAGAAGTCGGCTCTTCTTCTCCCACCAAGATTTTTAAGAGCGTAGACTTGCCGGCTCCGTTCTTTCCGACCAGGGCAATCCGGTCCCGTTCATCCACTTGCAGGCTGATATTATCAAAAAGAACCTCCCCTGCAAAAGAGCGTTCAATTTTGTTGGCTTGTAAAATAATCATGTCCCTATTTTACTATCTTTTTACGGATTAAACAAGAAAAGACGAGCCATCAAAAAAATCCTGAGCCCCTTGAGGCTCAGAACTTTTAGAAAGTATTTTAAAACTTATTCTTCCTTGTATAATTGTCGGACTGCTTCCACATCTGTATCCTGGATACTGTAGAAGGAGCCAGCCGGTTGCATGACCGATTCTCCATCAGTGTGGTCCAGCCCAATCGCATGGCCTAGCTCATGCTCTGCTGTATTGACAATCCGATCATAACTATAGTTATAGACATAATTTAAAAGATAATGGCGATTGAGACGCACTGTAATGTGGGTGAAGCGGTTGGTTAAGAGGTTGGTCTGAGAGGCAGTCTCTCCTGCAGCAGAAACGGATGCGTTATCCATTTCCGTCAAGACCACATTAGCCTCTTTTTCATTTGTAACCAACTTGAAGGTAAAGGCGCCTGTTTGGTTCCAAGCCTCAATAGCATCCCGATAAGCTTTTACAAAAGTTTGACTGATATTGGGATCCAGGTAGACCGTGGCTTCCGCTTTTTCCCAGCGAGCCCCACTATGCTCATGATTGTCGGTCTGCGTGGTCTGTGAGCTAGGCGCCATCCCAAAGCGCGATGCAAAACCCTGATCTCCAAATAAATTGCCGACTTGATAGACAACCTTTTGAGCAGCTCGTCCAAACCCATCCATACCAGAACTAGGAGAATCTGTGAAATAGATGATCCCCACTAAAACGAGAAAACTGATGGCAATGGTCCAGAAAAATCCCCAAAAAAGACTCCAAGCCATGCGAAGGATTCCTTTGAAAAATCGAAAGATGGTTCTCATACATTCTCCTTTCTCTTAAAGAAGGTATGCAATTGTAACACCCCATTCTTAAAAATAACTTAAATAGCCATGCTTTCCAGCTTATTGATGGACGGTTACTTTGCCTGTCTGGTAATCCAGGCTAATCCCACTTTGAACATTAGGAACAAAAACATTGAATTCAAGCGTCCCGTCACTCGATTTGGCTTCGATATGAGACCCCAAAGGAATCAAATCTTCTGGCTGATTGTAGATCAAGGTCACCCGATAGCGGATCCGCTTGTTCTTATCCAGTGCTTTTCGAACCAGGGTCTCGTAGTAGTTTTGGCCAGTGGAATGAGGATCATTGGCTTGATTGGACCACGATGTCTGAACGGCGATATTTTTGGGATTGCTAGTCGAAGCATCGAAACCTTTGAGATTGCCGATCAAGGCGTAGCCCAATAAATGGCCCCGATCCACAGCATGGTCATACTCACCGGACAGATTGTGGACCTGATGCCAACCTGCTGGTTTCCAATCGGTTAGGCCACTACCTGTTGCATCTCGATCTCTGTACTGGCGAGTCGCCTTGGTCATAATAGCGTTCGCAACCGTCGGCACGGTCTTTCCATTGACTTCTTTTGTCTTGTTATCCGCATAGGGTTGACTAGCCACACTGGCATCCAGATCTGTGCGATTCCCCTTAACTACAAAGGCTCCAGCACCATTCCATTCCAAGTCATTCCCCAATTGCGAACGGGCAGATTTCGTTAGTACCGAGCTGGCTAACTCTTTACTAGGTGTTTCTTGTTGGCTACTAGTCACCACCGAAACAACCTGATCTGTCGCTTCTTTTACCGTCGGTTGATTAAAATAATAGCCCCCGATAGCTAGGGCCGTTGCCACCACAAAACCTGCTAGGGTTTGTTTGGTTCGTTTCGTGAATACTTGTTTTGTCATATATCTCTCCAAAAAAGAGCAGCGCTAGATGGGTCACTGACTCGATTCGCTGCTCTCCTTTTTACTCAATTTTAGTTAAAAGCTTATTTGCCTGTTAGTTTTCCAATAATATCTGACCAAGTGTCAGGAGAGAGAATGGACAATGGATTCTTTCCATCTCCAATCACTCCATAGCCAATGACCAAACCAATTGCAAAAATAATGATTCCGATCACAGCCAAAAGAAGGACAATTCCTAGCTGTTTACCTACATAGCGAAGATTAGTTTTCATCGTCTGCTTCCTCTACACGTTTCACATCTGCACCTAGCGCCACCAATTTCTCATGGAATTGATAATAACCACGGTCTAAGTGACTTAATTTGCTGACTTTCGTCTCTCCTTCTGCTACCAAGCCCATCAAGACCAGGGTTGCACTCGCACGTAAATCGGTCGACATGACCTCTGCACCTTGGAAGTTTTCTCCTCCAACGATACGAGCTGTATCCCGCATAATATCTGAGTGAACGCCCATCCGACGCATTTCTTCCAAATGCTGGAAGCGATTCTCAAAAAACGTTTCAATCATGGTAGACTCACCTTTAGCCATGGCCATCAAGGCTGTAAATTGAGCCTGCATATCGGTTGGAAATCCTGGATAGGGAAGAGTTTTAACGGTCACTGGACGAAGTTTACTGATATCCGATTGAATCCGAATTCCATTTTCTTCTTCGGTTACCGTCACACCCATCTCCTGCATCTTAGAAAGCAGGGGACGGTTGTGTTCCCAAATGGCATCTTCAATCAAGACATCTCCGCCAGTCATAGCTGCTCCAATCATAAAGGTTCCAGCTTCGATACGGTCTTGCACAACATTGTGGTCTGCCCCATGCAAGCTCTCCACACCGACGATAGTTAAGGTCTCAGTTCCTGCCCCCTTGACATTAGCTCCCATTTTATTAAGCAAGAGTGCTAGGTCAACAATTTCAGGTTCCCGTGCAGCATTTTCAATCACAGTGACTCCATCTGCCAAGGTTGCGGCCATCATAATATTTTGCGTCGCCCCTACTGATGGGAAATCCATATAGATATGTGCTCCCTTTAGACGATCTGCTTTCGCTTCAATATAACCGGCTGTTTGTGTAATTTCAGCCCCCATGGCTTCCAGACCTTTGAGATGGAGGTCAATTGGACGACTACCGATCGTACAGCCTCCAGGCATGGAAACTTTGGCATGCCCATTGCGTGCCAAGACAGGACCCAAGACAACGATAGAGGCCCGCATCTTGCTCACATATTTATAAGGAGCCTCCTCTGATAATTCATCTTGTGCATCAATAACAATTGTATTTTCTTCCTCATTAAAAGTCACTTGTGCATTCAAACCACGTACAACATTGTTCATTGTGAAAACATCTGATAATACAGGTACGTTTTTCAAGATTGTCACGCCCTCGCTTGCTAGGACTGTTGCAGCAAGAAGAGGAAGAACAGCATTTTTTGCACCTTCGATTTTAACAGTTCCAACCAGTCGATTATGACCACCATTAATGATTATTTTTTCCATACAAGATCGATCTCCAATTTCTTAAAGTCACGCCTTCTATCATACCATATTTTTTATAAAATGTGGTTAGAAATTTCCAATAAATAGCTGCCGACTCATCTCATAGACACTGATAAAAAATGAGCTAGCTAGAAACCCGATTCCAACACTGATCATCAGGATCAAAAAACGGATTTTAACAGCATTTTCAGCACTTATTTTTAAAAACTTTTCCCATCGAACCAAGTTCAATAAAAGGTAATAGGCAAAAAAGATAAACAATAGATGGCTTGAAAGGTTAAAAATCATTTGAATCATACAGCTATTATACCATATTTGGTCCTTACTTTCTTCTTTTGATTCTCACTCAATAAAAATAAGGTGAGGTCAAAACCTCCACCTTATTTGAATATGTTATAAACGATTTCCGACATTAATCCGGTTAATGGCGCGTTGAAGAGCAATTTTAGCACGACGTTCCATATCAACCGAATTCTGATCCTTGGCTTCTTCTATCGCTTTTTCAGCTCGCAGTTTAGCACGTTCTGCACGACTAATGTCGATATCTCGAGCACGTTCGGCAGAATCGGCAACAATGGTAATGACATTATCAGCTACTTCGATAATTCCCCCATTAACTGCAATCCAATCAATATGTTTGTCATCGTCGACACGACGAACCTTTACTTGGTCTACAGCCAAAACCGCAATGGTATTGATATGATGAGGTAAAATCCCTAATTCACCATCAATTGTCTTGACAGATACAAATGCGGCATGATGATCATAAACCAGTCCATCCGGTGTAACGATTTGGACGTTCATTTGACTCATCCTTCACCTCTTCTTAGAATCCCATTTTTTCAGCTTTGGCAATCACATCTTCGATTGACCCAACACCACGGAAGGCATCTTCAGGAAGATGGTCATATTTCCCATCCAAAATTTCTTTAAAGCCACGAACAGTTTCCCCAACTGGTACATAAGACCCAGGTTGACCTGTAAATTGTTCCGCAACGTTGAAGTTTTGTGATAAGAAAAATTGGATCCGACGAGCACGAGCCACCAAGGTCTTTTCTTCGTCAGACAATTCATCCATCCCCAAGATAGCAATGATATCTTGCAATTCATGGTAACGTTGAAGGACGCGTTTGACTTCAGAAGCTACTGCATAGTGTTCTTCTCCTACGATTTCTGGAGAAAGGGCACGTGAGCTTGATGCCAATGGGTCCACCGCAGGGTAGATCCCCAATTGTACCAATTTACGTTCCAAGTTGGTGGTTGAATCCAAGTGAGCAAAAGCGGTTGCTGGCGCTGGGTCTGTGTAGTCATCGGCTGGCACATAGATGGCTTGGATGGATGTAACAGAACCTTTCTTCGTTGACGTAATCCGTTCTTGCAATTGACCCATTTCAGTGGCCAAAGTAGGTTGGTAACCAACGGCTGATGGCATCCGTCCCAAAAGGGCTGATACTTCAGATCCGGCTTGGGTGAAACGGAAGATATTGTCGATAAACAAGAGAACGTCCTGACCTTCGACATCACGGAAGTATTCCGCAATGGTCAAACCAGTCAAGGCAACACGCATCCGTGCTCCAGGTGGCTCATTCATTTGTCCAAAGACCATGGCTGTTTTTTCGATAACGCCAGATTCCTTCATTTCCCAGTACAAGTCATTCCCCTCACGGGTCCGTTCACCAACCCCGGTAAAGACGGAGATCCCACCGTGCTCTTGGGCAATGTTGTGGATCAATTCTTGAATTAAGACGGTCTTCCCAACTCCGGCACCACCGAAGAGGCCGACCTTCCCACCTTTCAGGTAAGGGGCCAAGAGGTCAATGACCTTGATCCCTGTTTCAAGAATTTCTTCTGAAGTAGAAAGCTCATCAAAGGATGGAGCTTTTTTATGAATGGATTCACGAGGAGCATCTTCTGGAAATGCTTCTTCCAAGTCAATGGTATCTCCCAAGACGTTGAAAACACGTCCAAGAGTTTCTTTTCCGACAGGCACAGAGATTGGACGACCAGTGTCCAATACTTCCATCCCACGAGTCAAGCCATCTGTTGATTCCATGGCAATGGTGCGAACGACACCATCCCCAAGTTCAAGAGCTACTTCAAGAACGACTTTTGATTTTTGTTGGTCATTTTTATAGACTACAAGCGCATTATTAATCTCAGGGAGTTTATCGCCCGCAGCAAAAGCTACGTCAACGACAGGACCTACAACCTGAGAAATTTTGCCTAAACTCATGTCATTCTCCTATTCTATTAAGTTTCTAAGCTTGGTCATACATATAAGCAAGCTTATTTTTGTATTGTTAAAATGTGCATCGAATCAACTACTCAAGCGCACTCGCTCCTGCAACAATTTCCGTAATTTCTTGCGTAATGGTTGCCTGACGAGCTCGGTTGTATTGAATGGTCAATTCATCAATTACCTTCTTGGCATTGTCTGTTGCTGTTTGCATGGCCATCATACCGGCAGCATTTTCAGCTGTTTTGGCATCAACGATGACTCCATAAATCATACTTTCAGCAAACTGTGGAAGCAATTGATCCAAAATCGCATCTCGGTCTGATTCCAACTCCAGATTCAAGATATAATCTTCATCTGCTTCGTTGGGGTCCAAGTCAATGATCGGAAGCATTTGCTCAACCCGCAATTGACTGGTCAAACTATTGACGTGGTGGTTATAACAGACATACAATTCATCAAACAATTCATTTTGATACATTTGGACTGTCTTGTTAATGATCTTCCGCACTTCATCAAAGCTTGGTTGATCAGCTAGGCCACGTAGTTCATAAACCGGCTGGATGCCTCTTGCTCTAAAGAAATCTGCCCCAATACTTCCAATACAGATGACTTCGAAATCCTCACCCGTTGGATGGTATTCTTCCTTCAATTCCATGACAGACTTGAGAATAGAGGCGTTGTAGCCACCCACTAGTCCACGGTCAGAAGTGATGACAATATAAGCAGACTTTTTGACAGGCCGACTCTTTAAAAATGGACGGTACTTAGCATTCTCAGCCTCATGTCCATGTAAGAGGTCGGTCAATAGCTTACGAACCTTAGATGCGTAAATTTGGAAGTCCTTGGCAGCTTGCTCAGACTTCCCAAGTTTGGCAGCAGATACCATCTGCATAGCATTTGTAATTTGACTGGTATTCTTTGTCGATGCAATTTTATTTTTGATATCATTTAAAGAAACTGCCATCTGCCACTCCTATTTCTATTTGAAACTTGATTGGTTGACAAAGTCAGTAATCACTGCATCCATTGTTTCTTCACTTGGAAGATCTTTGGTCGTCCGAATGGTTTCAAAGATTTCTGGATGATGCACTTCTACAAAGGCAAACAATTCCTCTTCAAAGCGAAGGATATCATCAACAGGTACACTATCCAAGAATCCATGTGTCAAAGCATACAAGATGACTACCTGTTTTTCGATAGTTAATGGTTCATGGACTGGTTGCTTCAAGACTTCTACTGTCCGGCGACCACGGTTCAACTTAGCTTGAGTAGCGGCATCCAAGTCACTACCAAACTTGGTGAAGGCTTCCAACTCACGGTAAGAAGCTAGGTCAATACGGAGAGTCCCCGCAACCTTCTTCATAGCCTTGATTTGGGCTGATCCACCAACCCGTGACACAGATGATCCTGCGTCAATGGCTGGACGAATTCCTGAGTTAAAGAGGCTATCTTGCAAGAAGATTTGGCCATCTGTGATCGAAATCACGTTAGTCGCGATATAAGCAGAAATATCCCCTGCTTGTGTCTCAATGATTGGAAGCGCAGTAATGGAACCACCACCCAATTCATCCGATACTTTCGCAGAACGTTCCAATAAACGGCTGTGAAGGTAGAAAACATCCCCTGGGAAGGCTTCCCGTCCTGGCGGACGACGAAGAAGAAGGGACAATTCACGGTAAGCAACGGCTTGTTTAGACAAATCATCATAGACGATTAAAACGTGTTTGCCATTGTACATGAACTCTTCGGCCATAGCAACCCCTGCATAAGGTGCAAGGAACAAGAGTGGAGATGGTTGTGAGGCTGATGCCGTCACCACAATGGTGTAATCCATGGCTCCATACTTACGAAGTGTTTCTACTTGTGTCCGAACCGTTGATTCTTTTTGCCCAATTGCTACATAGATACAGATCATATCTTGATCCTTTTGGTTCAAGATAGTATCGATGGCAATTGAGGTTTTTCCTGTTTGACGGTCTCCGATGATCAATTCCCGTTGGCCTCGTCCAATCGGAACGAGGGCATCAATGGCTTTCAAACCAGTTTGTAGAGGTTCTGAGACAGATTTCCGTTGCATAACACCAGGAGCTGGCGTTTCAACTGGACGGAATTTATCTGTCACAATCTCACCCAAACCATCCACTGGTTGGCCAAGTGGGTTGACAACACGACCAATCAAGGCATCTCCTGCAGGGACTTCCATGATTTTACCTGTACGACGGACAGAGTCTCCTTCACGAATATCCGTGAAATCACCCAAGATGATAATCCCGACATCCGTTGTTTCTAAGTTTTGGGCCATCCCGTATGAGCCATTTTCAAAGATCAACAACTCACCACTCATGGCATTTTCAAGCCCATGAGCGCGAGCAATCCCGTCACCAATGTAGGTTACAACACCTGTCTCAGTGACGTCAAAGTTTGGCTTGAAATTTTCAATTTGTTGCTTAATTAAAGCGCTGATTTCTTGTGCGTTAATCGCCAAAATTCACACCACTTTCTATTTCAATTTAGATTTTATAACTTGCAATTGGTGTTTGAGACTGGTATCCAACGTTTTATGATTGGCTGTCACGACAAAGCCACCAATTAAATCTGGATCGATCTTTTGTTGGATCGAGCGAACTTGAACCCCAAATTTTCTTTCGATAATGGGTACTAGCTTTTGCTCTTGAATGGGATCCAAACCTGCAACTGTCGTAACTGTGACGACAAAAGCGTTGCTCAGTAATTGAATCTGCTCCAAACAAACCGTTACAATGTCATAAAATAAGGCTTCACGATGATTGAGAATCACCACTTCAATCAAATGGTCGAGTAATTGTGAATCAGAGGGTTGAAAAAGCCGTAGACTTTTTGCTTTCTCTTCATCCTCTACACCGATATGAGCTAAGAAGTTCGCAAGTCCAGTCTCCTCAAGAATGCCCTTGATTTGGGTCAATTTTTCAAAGACAAGATCTTGTTCTCCTTTTTCAAAGACCAATTGAACAAAAGGCTGGGTATATTTCTCAATCACCATCAGTTGCTTTTTGTCCATTAGGCTTCTCCTAATTCATCAAGATAGCGATCGATCAGTTGGCGTTGACCTTCAGTATCCAGCTGTTGGCTCAACAATTTGCTGGCAAGATTGACAGTGAGATCTGCCACATCGCCTTTGATACTGTTCAATGCTTCTTCTTTGTTATGCGCAATTTCTTGTTGCGCTTTTTCTTTCAAACGTACTGCTTCTTGAGTGGCTTCTGAAAGAATCTGAGATTTGTTCTTTTCTGCAGTTTCCTTTGCATTTTCGACGATAGACGCAGCTTCTTTGCGGCTACCTGCCAACTCTTCTTCACGTTTACTTGCTAGTTCCTCAGCTTTTTGACGAGCTGCTTCTGCTTCATCAATATCATTGGTAATTTTTTCAGCACGCGCATCCAAAATACTGGTAATATTGCCCCAAGCATATTTCTTTACTAAAAAGATTAGTAATAGGAAGGAACCAGCGATCAGAATAAAGTCACCAATAATGGTACCAATAGTTAAATCCATCTTCTACTCCTCCTCTACTTACTCTTCCTCACCGTTTATTTTTTTACCAATGTACATCGAAGACAACATGGTAAATACATAAGCTTGGATACATGAAATGAAAATCGAAAAGGCTGTCCATAACATGCTTCCAACAAAGGCTGCTAGATACCAATAAAAGGCCAGTTGCGACAAGCTTAGTAACAAGGATGCTAAGACTTCACCAGCAAAAATATTCCCGTAGATCCGAATCGCTAAGGATGCAAAATTAGTCACCTCTTCTAGGAGGTTCATCGGGGTCATAAATCCTGGTGTTGCAAAAGCCTTCAAGTATTCCTTAATGCCTCGGCGACGAATTCCTTCCACATGAGCAATCAGGGTGATCAAAAATGAAAGAGATAGGTCATATCCAAGGTTAGCCGTTGGGGAAGTCCATAAGTTATAACCGTTTGTTGTCTGAATTTTTGCCATCAAGCCAATATTATTGGCTACCAAGATAAAGAGAAAGAGAGAAAACAAGAATAAAGAGTAATCCTTCATATAATGTTCCCCAATGTTTCCCTTGGTAAAACCGATAACAAAATCATAAATCATCTCCAGAGCATTTTGCTTGCCCTTTGGACGAAGGGTCATTTTGCGACTTGCCCAATAGACAAAGGCAAAGACCGTCAAAACAGTTACAAGAGACATGGCAAGTAGGGTCAAATCAAAGGATACTGGTCCAATATTTAGGGTTGGATTCACACTTTCTTCCAAGGTTTGACACCTCCTTTTCTAAATAGAGTTGTCTATTTAATAACGAAGGCCATGGCCAAAGTTACAAAGAAAGTACCTTCGACAAAGGCAACACCAAGAATCAAGAGACTACGCAATTGACCAATAATTTCTGGTTGACGTGATGCAGATTTGAACAGATTGCTCATCATCAAACCTTCCGCAAGTGACACACCAAAACAGGCTAAACAAAGACCTAAAAATGTTAAATTCATGATGAATTCTCCTTTTATAAATTTTACATCTTTAGTTTACTCCTAAAAGATATAATAGTCAAATATTTCCTATCAAAGTAAGCGTTTTAGTGAAATTACGTTATTTTTTTAATATGATAATTTTTCCTATCTACGATTGATTTCTTTTAATTTTTAGACGCTTTGTCCACCTCTATTCATTTTTTCTTCTAAAAAACTCTCACCTGCTCAGCAGATGAGAGAATTCGATTATTTAAAGATAGACGTTTTGAAACTGTCTGTTTGTTGCAGTAATTTCTTAAAGATTTTTTCTTTCAAGGCAAGGGTATTATCAAATTTGACAGAACCATTCTTCAAGCTGGCCTGATCTTTTTCAACTGCAGTAGCGAAAGCTTGTTTCAAGTCATCATAAGTGCTGTAAGTAGTGCCATCCACTTCAATAGCCTGAAGTCCATTTTTGGCACTGGTCACCACTTCATTGAAGTAGGCTTTTTTCCAGTCTTCAAGGGTACTGAATTTCCCATCAGAAATCTTTTGAATGATGTAATCATCCCCTAGCGTCGTATGGCCTGCTTGTTTGGATTCTTGTTTATACTTGTTTGAAGCATAACCTAAGAAGCCTTTTTCATAGCCATAATAGCCCCAGAGTCTAAAGGTATTGTGTTTGAAGGACATGGCTCCAGGAGCTCCTTCACTGGTGTTTCCACCATAGATCCCTGTCATCATCGGCACCGTCACATAGGCGGAGCCAAAGTCAGATGGGTTATAGACTCCATTTCCAGGACCACGATTGGTCATGAAGTTGTTGGTGATAAGGTCATCTACTGTATGTAAGGTGATGGCTTTTTCCTCATCACTCAAAGGACGCACCTTATCAAATTGATTCTTGGTGTTAGCCCCTCGGTATTGCTTGTCAACCTTCTTGAACCAAGCATTGTTCAAGTCTTGACTGCCTTTATCGAGAACAGCTTCTCCTTCTAGGTAATCCAGAAGCATGAGGGTGTCATTATAGCCTTTCATATACCGATCAATTTCGTCACGTGACTTCAAATCATTTGGATTGGTATTGTACCATTGGTTTCCATCGTTAGGACGTTCATAGGCCATATTGAGACCTAAGGCCTTGTATTCCCCATTTGGATTGGATACGGATGGCGTTTGGAGCATGCCTTGGGCAAAGGCTTCGATATCGGTTCCTTCACGGTGTCTCCAACCACCTAAGTAAACCATGCGGTCATTGACGTGCGTCGTTTCGTGGGTAAAGGCAGAGACCCCAAAGTCACTAATCATATCGGTCACCATGAAGAAGACAGAGTCGTCTTTATATGGATTTCCGTAAATTCGCGCCACTGCTCCCATCCGCCAATCTGTCGCATGGTAACGATCGGTTGGACCATACAACTCCCGAATTGGAGCGACATCTTTGCCACTGTTGGTGTGGCCATAACGGTCTGTACTAATGCCCTTGTAGTTTTGGTTATCAAGGACAGGGGTCGGCACCATATTATTGCTCTTCAAGAGTTGATTGCGTACCTTATCCGTTGCTAGACGTGACCAGAAATCTAGGTAATTTTGTTGCCCTTTAGCGACTTTATCAATTTCCGCTTTGAAGGCATTACGCTCTGCTTCCGTGTTCTTACCATATTTCTCGAAGGAACTATAAGCCATGGTATTGTAGGTTGAAATCAAGAACATATGGGCATCTTTTAAGTTCAAGAGTGGCAAGATCATTTTACCGTGAACATCATTGTTTAAGCCCTCATAGGCTCTATGCTTAGCAGATGCGAACGCTGGATTGGTCGTCTCAGGTTCCACAATATAGACATTGTCTTTGGTTGCTTTGATGAACCAATCATTTAAGTCTCTATCACTTGTAAAGAGCTCCATATTGTATTTCAGGAAGTCATTTAAGTTACCAGAAAGAGTCGATTTAGCCACAACTTCACGGAAGGCATCGTGGGTACGAGTCCCTTTGATGTAGTCTTCTTTTGAACCAATTTCAATCAAACGGTCTAAGACATCAACATTCTTCCCATAGAAGTCTGGCTTGAACAACATGAGCTGCTTAAGATTGACATCATCAAACTTCACTCCGTAATAGCGGTTGAGGTAAGAGAGACCCAAAAGAACAGCGGCCTTGTTGTCATCAACTTTCTTGATAAGGGCCCGTTTGGCAGACTCATCTGTATTTAATTGATGATCTTGGTTTTCAACCAGTTGTTTGACAAAGTGAGTCAGATTATCCTTGACTGCTTGGAAGCTTTCTTCAAGGTAAAGGTTCTTAATAGCATTGACCTTGTTAGGACCTGTTCGACCTAAGTGTGTGTAGATAGGATCTGATTGTAATTCTACAGAGCTTAATTTTTCAACGATCGCATGAATGAGATCGCTCCGGTCCTTATCCACCATATTCGGCGTATAGACCACTTCACCGAGCTCCGCTACACTGTACTCTTTGACTTGTTTGACCTTAGAGTCTTTCGGCGTCATGCTAAAAATATCTTTTGTCTTATCGGCATAATGGATCAGAATATGATCAGCATTAGCTAGTTCAGTGACAAAATCATTGCCCTTCATAGCGGTCACAGACAAGACTTCCTTGGTCAAGAGAGGACTCGTTGCAGCCAATTTATTCCCTTGGTCGACAATCCATTCTTTGTTATAGAATGGTTGCAATTTAGCAATATTGCGGTAAGCTAGCTCACGAGTCGCATCGTAACCAGTGATTGCCTTGTATTGATCGTCTTTGTTAACAAGGTGATTGAGCGTATCTTCAATCGGTTTGCTGCTGGTAAATTTATCAGCAGTGATTCCCATTG
The DNA window shown above is from Streptococcus sp. S1 and carries:
- the atpD gene encoding F0F1 ATP synthase subunit beta: MSLGKISQVVGPVVDVAFAAGDKLPEINNALVVYKNDQQKSKVVLEVALELGDGVVRTIAMESTDGLTRGMEVLDTGRPISVPVGKETLGRVFNVLGDTIDLEEAFPEDAPRESIHKKAPSFDELSTSEEILETGIKVIDLLAPYLKGGKVGLFGGAGVGKTVLIQELIHNIAQEHGGISVFTGVGERTREGNDLYWEMKESGVIEKTAMVFGQMNEPPGARMRVALTGLTIAEYFRDVEGQDVLLFIDNIFRFTQAGSEVSALLGRMPSAVGYQPTLATEMGQLQERITSTKKGSVTSIQAIYVPADDYTDPAPATAFAHLDSTTNLERKLVQLGIYPAVDPLASSSRALSPEIVGEEHYAVASEVKRVLQRYHELQDIIAILGMDELSDEEKTLVARARRIQFFLSQNFNVAEQFTGQPGSYVPVGETVRGFKEILDGKYDHLPEDAFRGVGSIEDVIAKAEKMGF
- a CDS encoding F0F1 ATP synthase subunit gamma codes for the protein MAVSLNDIKNKIASTKNTSQITNAMQMVSAAKLGKSEQAAKDFQIYASKVRKLLTDLLHGHEAENAKYRPFLKSRPVKKSAYIVITSDRGLVGGYNASILKSVMELKEEYHPTGEDFEVICIGSIGADFFRARGIQPVYELRGLADQPSFDEVRKIINKTVQMYQNELFDELYVCYNHHVNSLTSQLRVEQMLPIIDLDPNEADEDYILNLELESDRDAILDQLLPQFAESMIYGVIVDAKTAENAAGMMAMQTATDNAKKVIDELTIQYNRARQATITQEITEIVAGASALE
- the atpF gene encoding F0F1 ATP synthase subunit B, with the translated sequence MDLTIGTIIGDFILIAGSFLLLIFLVKKYAWGNITSILDARAEKITNDIDEAEAARQKAEELASKREEELAGSRKEAASIVENAKETAEKNKSQILSEATQEAVRLKEKAQQEIAHNKEEALNSIKGDVADLTVNLASKLLSQQLDTEGQRQLIDRYLDELGEA
- a CDS encoding F0F1 ATP synthase subunit delta, whose translation is MDKKQLMVIEKYTQPFVQLVFEKGEQDLVFEKLTQIKGILEETGLANFLAHIGVEDEEKAKSLRLFQPSDSQLLDHLIEVVILNHREALFYDIVTVCLEQIQLLSNAFVVTVTTVAGLDPIQEQKLVPIIERKFGVQVRSIQQKIDPDLIGGFVVTANHKTLDTSLKHQLQVIKSKLK
- a CDS encoding F0F1 ATP synthase subunit epsilon gives rise to the protein MSQMNVQIVTPDGLVYDHHAAFVSVKTIDGELGILPHHINTIAVLAVDQVKVRRVDDDKHIDWIAVNGGIIEVADNVITIVADSAERARDIDISRAERAKLRAEKAIEEAKDQNSVDMERRAKIALQRAINRINVGNRL
- the atpA gene encoding F0F1 ATP synthase subunit alpha, with the protein product MAINAQEISALIKQQIENFKPNFDVTETGVVTYIGDGIARAHGLENAMSGELLIFENGSYGMAQNLETTDVGIIILGDFTDIREGDSVRRTGKIMEVPAGDALIGRVVNPLGQPVDGLGEIVTDKFRPVETPAPGVMQRKSVSEPLQTGLKAIDALVPIGRGQRELIIGDRQTGKTSIAIDTILNQKDQDMICIYVAIGQKESTVRTQVETLRKYGAMDYTIVVTASASQPSPLLFLAPYAGVAMAEEFMYNGKHVLIVYDDLSKQAVAYRELSLLLRRPPGREAFPGDVFYLHSRLLERSAKVSDELGGGSITALPIIETQAGDISAYIATNVISITDGQIFLQDSLFNSGIRPAIDAGSSVSRVGGSAQIKAMKKVAGTLRIDLASYRELEAFTKFGSDLDAATQAKLNRGRRTVEVLKQPVHEPLTIEKQVVILYALTHGFLDSVPVDDILRFEEELFAFVEVHHPEIFETIRTTKDLPSEETMDAVITDFVNQSSFK